A stretch of DNA from Streptomyces sp. NBC_01197:
GCCGGTCCACCACGCCCTTGCTGCGGTCGAGGAACAGGTCCTCCTTGGCCGGGAAGTAGTTGTACACCGTGTTGACGGAGACCTCCGCCGCCTCGGCGACCTCCGCGACGGTCACCTCGTCGAAGCCGCGCTCCAGGAACAGCCCCGTCGCCACATCGGAGATGTACTGCCTGGTCCGGCGCTTCTTGCGCTCCCTGAGCCCCTCAGCCATGCCCGCATCGTATGCGGGCCGCTGGACACGGTGAAAGCTTGGGGTGACTACAAAATTTATATCCATTGCAAAAATACAGCGTCTCTGTTTTTCTGAGTTCCATGCCAATCATCAGTACGTCCGGGCTGGCCCGGACCTTCACCACCAAGGCCGGCCCGGTGGAGGCCGTACGCGGGATCGATCTGACCGTCCGGGCGGGCGAGATCCTGGGCTTCCTGGGACCCAACGGCGCGGGCAAGACCACCACGCTGCGGATGCTCACCACCCTGCTGGCGCCCAGCGCCGGCGCGGCCACCGTCGCGGGCTGCGACCTGGTACGGGACCCGGCGGGCGTCCGCCGGAAGATCGGCTACGTCGCTCAGTCGGGCGGTGTCGACCCCCAGATGTCCGTACGCGAGGAGCTCGTGACCCAGGGCCGCCTCTACCGGCTGAGCCGGGCGCGCGCCGCAGCACGCGCCGGCGAACTCGCGGGCGAACTGGGCCTCACCGCACTGCTCGACCGCAAGTGCGCCTCGCTCTCCGGCGGTCAGCGGCGGCGCCTGGACCTCGCGATGGGCCTCACCCACCGGCCCGAAGTGCTCTTCCTCGACGAACCGACCACCGGCCTCGACCCCGGCAGCCGGGCCGATCTGTGGGAACTGGTGCGCGCGCTGCGGAAAGAACACGGCACCACGGTCATCCTGACCACGCACTACCTCGACGAGGCGGACGCGCTGGCCGACCGGCTGGTCGTCGTGGACGAGGGCACGGTGGTGGCCGACGGCACGCCCGGCGCGCTGAAGCTCCAGTACACCGGCTCCGTCGACGCCACTCTCCAGGACGCCTTCCTGGCCATCACCGGCCGCACCGCCGCACCCGAAGAGACCGCCCCCGTAGCCGTGTAGGAGCCTCGCATGTTCATGCACGACACCGCGCTGATCTTCGGCCGCTATGCCCGGCAGACAGCGCGCTCAAAGTTCCAGATCCTCTTCGGCGTTCTGATGCCGATGCTCTATCTGCTCTTCTTCGGCCCGCTGCTGACCGGTCTTCCGCTCGGCTCCCAGGGCGACTCCTGGCAGATCCTGGTCCCCGGACTGCTGCTCCAACTCGCCCTGTTCGGAGCATCGTTCAGCGGCTTCGCCATCATCATCGAGAACCAGACCGGAGTGTTCGAGCGGATGCGGGCCACCCCGGTCAGCCGGTTCGCGCTGCTGCTGGGCCGGGTGCTGCGGGACGCCGTGCTTTTCGTCTTCCAGTCCGTCCTGCTGGTCGTGACGGCCCTGGTGATGGGGCTGCGGGCACCTGTGGGCGGCGTACTGATCGGCTTCGCCTTCGTGGGCGTCCTCACGGTGTCGCTCGCCTCGCTCTCGTACGCGCTGGCCCTGAAGGTCTCCAAGCCGCACGAGTTCGGCCCGGTCATCAACGCGGTGACCATGCCGTCCATGCTGCTCTCGGGACTGATGCTCCCGATGGCGCTGGCCCCGGGCTGGCTGAACGTGCTGTCGCACTTCATGCCGTTCCGCTATCTGGTGGACGCGGTACGGGCGGGCTACGTGGGCGAGTACACCAGTACGGCGATGCTCTACGGGGTACTCGCGGCCGGGGCGCTGGCAGCCGCAGCCGTGACGGTGGGCACACGTGTCTTCCGCAGGGCCGGCTGCTGACCGCGCCCGGCTAGGCTCGGCCGCATGGTCAATTTGACGCGCATCTACACCCGTACCGGCGACAAGGGCACCACCGCACTCGGTGACATGAGCCGGACCGCCAAGACCGATCTGCGGATCTCCGCGTACGCCGACGCCAACGAGGCCAACGCGGCCATCGGGACCGCCGTCGCGCTCGGCGGTCTGCCGGACGAGGTGGTGAAGGTGCTCGTCCGCGTCCAGAACGACCTGTTCGACGTGGGGGCCGACCTGTGCACACCCGTGGTGGAGGACCCGAAGTATCCGCCGCTGCGGGTGGAGCAGTCGTACATCGACAAGCTGGAGGCCGACTGCGACCGTTTCCTCGAAGACCTGGAGAAGCTGCGGAGCTTCATCCTGCCCGGCGGCACGCCCGGGGCGGCGCTGCTGCACCAGGCGTGCACGGTGGTACGCAGGGCCGAGCGGTCGACCTGGGCTGCGCTTGAGGTGCACGGCGAGGTGATGAACGCACTCACCGCGACCTATCTGAACCGGCTGTCCGACCTGCTGTTCATCCTGGCGCGCACCGCGAACAAGGAGATCGGTGACGTGCTGTGGGTGCCGGGCGGCGAGCGGTAGGGACCGGGGGCCTCCCCATGGCCAACTGGCCTCTTGCATAAGCCGGTTGGCTAAGCCACGTTAACTCTCTGGCCGGGCGGTGCCGCTTCCAGCCAGGCCAGGAAGCCCGTCAGCGCGTCCTCGCTCATCGCGAGTTCGAGCCGGACACCCTGGTGCGAACATCGCAGCACGATCGCATCAGAAAGGAGCGCCAGTTCCTCCTCGCCCTCCGGCGTACGCCGGGAGACGACTTCGATGGACTGGCGCTCCAGAGTGCGGCGCGGGCGCGGGGCGTAGGAGAAGACGCGGAACCACATGATCCGGTCGCCGCTGTAACGGGCCACCCCGTACACCCAGCCTTTGCCGGACACATCCGGTTTCTCCGGAAGGTCCCAGCGCACACTGCAGTCGAAGGTGCCCCCGGAACGCTGGATCAGCCGCCGGCGCAGGCCGAAGACGAAGAGTCCCACCGCTACCAGTACGACGACCAGGCCGCCCACAAGCAGAGCGAGGATCATCTACACCGACCTCCTCGCCTCATACCGTAAGGGAACTGGTTCTGCAT
This window harbors:
- a CDS encoding ABC transporter permease, which produces MFMHDTALIFGRYARQTARSKFQILFGVLMPMLYLLFFGPLLTGLPLGSQGDSWQILVPGLLLQLALFGASFSGFAIIIENQTGVFERMRATPVSRFALLLGRVLRDAVLFVFQSVLLVVTALVMGLRAPVGGVLIGFAFVGVLTVSLASLSYALALKVSKPHEFGPVINAVTMPSMLLSGLMLPMALAPGWLNVLSHFMPFRYLVDAVRAGYVGEYTSTAMLYGVLAAGALAAAAVTVGTRVFRRAGC
- a CDS encoding cob(I)yrinic acid a,c-diamide adenosyltransferase — protein: MVNLTRIYTRTGDKGTTALGDMSRTAKTDLRISAYADANEANAAIGTAVALGGLPDEVVKVLVRVQNDLFDVGADLCTPVVEDPKYPPLRVEQSYIDKLEADCDRFLEDLEKLRSFILPGGTPGAALLHQACTVVRRAERSTWAALEVHGEVMNALTATYLNRLSDLLFILARTANKEIGDVLWVPGGER
- a CDS encoding ABC transporter ATP-binding protein; its protein translation is MPIISTSGLARTFTTKAGPVEAVRGIDLTVRAGEILGFLGPNGAGKTTTLRMLTTLLAPSAGAATVAGCDLVRDPAGVRRKIGYVAQSGGVDPQMSVREELVTQGRLYRLSRARAAARAGELAGELGLTALLDRKCASLSGGQRRRLDLAMGLTHRPEVLFLDEPTTGLDPGSRADLWELVRALRKEHGTTVILTTHYLDEADALADRLVVVDEGTVVADGTPGALKLQYTGSVDATLQDAFLAITGRTAAPEETAPVAV
- a CDS encoding DUF2550 domain-containing protein, with product MILALLVGGLVVVLVAVGLFVFGLRRRLIQRSGGTFDCSVRWDLPEKPDVSGKGWVYGVARYSGDRIMWFRVFSYAPRPRRTLERQSIEVVSRRTPEGEEELALLSDAIVLRCSHQGVRLELAMSEDALTGFLAWLEAAPPGQRVNVA